Part of the Lycium ferocissimum isolate CSIRO_LF1 chromosome 6, AGI_CSIRO_Lferr_CH_V1, whole genome shotgun sequence genome, GGTGGATTCTTTAAGAAGAGTGTTCCAATCTCTTTGCCTCTTGGCCTCAGTACACTTGTTGAGAtgaatttgaatatttttagtcTTTGACACAACATCAGGATCACCTTCTGATCCTGCTTGTTTGTAATGGTACATAGCCTTCTCGGTATCTCCTAATCTAAACACCAGAAAACATAGTTATCTTGAGTTCTTGAAAATTGTAATACTAGTAATAAAAAAGGGATCATAAGATTCACGACTAAAATTAgcacaaagaaaaaaagttgacagaatacCTAAAGACCCTCCTAAACTTGGCGCGTTTTATTCAATCCCCTTAAACTATACCTGGTTCTGATTAACCCCATACTTGACCTTTTTATGATCGTTACCCCTCAAACAATAACTAGTCATGATTACCCCCTATATGTGACTTCTCTATAATTCAAGTGATTTCAACTGGCGTTTACATTTACCTGACAGATAGGGTGGCCAAACGATTATGAGCTCTCTGATAATGAGGATCAATTGTGATAGCTTCTCTGCACTCAAAAGCAGCTTCAAGGAGCCTTCCTAAAGCGGTCAAAGCAGCGGATTTGTTGCTTCGATAAGAAGCCTTATTCGGATCAATTGAAATTGCAGCATCATACAAAGACAAAGCCTCAGCAAATCTTCCATTCTTGTAATCCTCATTTCCCAGAATCTTCAATTGTTCAGGGTCCATTCTTGTGGACAGAGCACGGCATAGGGAAACAGAACCCCCTGTTTTCCCCTGCACTATATTTCCCATAACGCTTGTTGGATATTTCCCATTCTGAGATGGttgtgatggtggtggtggtggtggtggttctTCTTTAGCGGTTCTTGGTAAATAATCTAGAACATGATTAGCTGTTGAAGTTGTTGTCGGACCAGTACTGTTGCCTCCGCCTTGCTGCCTAATGTTACCCAAATTACCAAACAACATCACGTTGCTAGACGAAGCACGGACTAATGTATTAGCACCCTTTGATCTTTGATGATCTTGGATCATGTTTTCAAGCTCCCCTGATAACCCTGTTGCGGCTGGAGGTACTTTTCTTccttgattattattattatacccTTGTACCCCTTGACCATTATTTTTCTGCTGATTATGAACCGGTACACCTTGTGAATTAGCTTTATTTGCTGCTACCGCGGCCTTGGATTGGTTCGGATTAGGCCTTGGAATGATCCTGTCAACTTGTTTCTCTGATTGGTTTTCACGGGAGTCTAAAAAAGACTCGTTGGAGCCATTACGATGCTTTTTAGAATGTTGAGTGCTGGAAGATCGCGTTATATTGTTAACATTGTTGGAATTTTGTGTAGGAAGTGAGCCTGTGGATGTTGATCTTTTTGTCCAAATGTTTCTCCTTCCAAAAACAGCATTCAACAGGCCACAACCTGTTTTCTTTTCAGGAGAAATGTCTCCCATTTTGGATAGTTGATGAGATATCTTTCTATGATTTCTTGGTTTATTTTTATAGAAGATGGTGATCAAGAAATGTGGCACAACATGCAATGAGTCTTGAAATTATAAGGAGCTTCTTATGTAAGACACAAAACTTGTAGGCCAAGTAAAAAACAGATAACTCACCAAGAAAATGAATTAAGGACCCATCTAACAAAAAGAAGATGTTACATTTAAAGATGTGTAAAGAAATGAGATTGTTTGTGCGAAAAATGGTTAGTGCCCCCCAGGAGAAGAGTTCATAATAATTGTCATAATCTCTGTATATCTATAGGGATAATCTCCTGGAGTGCTTGGCTTTAAAAaacaatatttctttttttgttttttgtgtttctctctctctctttctggTTGTGGATAGGTGGAAATGGAATGATTgcatgagagagagagaggaagcaGAGAAATGATATGTGAAAAATGATAagagagggagaaaaaaaaagaaataattagcACTTTTGGGGGGTAaaagacataaaaaataataatagtaatgatgAATGTATGCAAAGGGAATTTTTTCAACACCTTTCTTCTACTTTTCTATGTTTTTCTGTTTGATTAAACTAAAAttgttgttttttctttctttttttgtgttgGTTTGGTGTTTGTGGTGTAAAAGGGGAGACCAAAAGACCCGGTCATGGAATGAATGATGATCTCAAGATATTTAGAGGAAAAATAATTTAGTGTTGAGAGAatcttttattcatttttctctcttctattcttttcttttcttttatttttcaacccCTCCCAAAAAGGAATATATCATGTCATAATACAAAATGTTTGCACCGTTAGATATATGAAAGCCACGTGATCGAACGGCTTAAAGGTGAGGTGTAGTTTCAACAAAGTCAAATTAAGGAGAGGAGTTCACGTAGTAGACTTTCTTTGAGCAGCTCACGTATGACTGCCAACTGTTTTGTACATAGGCCTACtcttgcattatttttttcctcatcTTTGAACGGTCAAACTCTATTGATATTTTTGGGGGAACATTTTATATAATGATAATTTCCCTTGTCTTCCATTTTCCAAGTAAGGAAAAAGATGGTAAGATTGTCACCATTTTAGACACCCTCCTCGTGTCTTCCTTAACTTAGATGTGTTTGGTAGATTCTTAAACCTTGAAAAAGTAATCCCCATGCATGCACTCTTTGAGAGTGgatcaattattttttagggGAAAGTATTTCTTGGTCAAGATGAATGAgggttgttttcaaaagttaatctattttgttaatttctatttttaaagaaaattgatGATGGATAGATGATTTATGATAGTGGTGATAGTAAATACGATTACGTGGTGGTGTAAGAAGAAGGGTTGGTGGAGTGAGTTGGAATGCCATGTGGCTAAAAAGGATGGACTTAATGGAGGAAGGAAAAACTTGAATCACTTTTATAGCATTAGGGACATATATGGACTAATAGCCAAATGGAGGGCAATATCAAACCCGTTTCAATAGTAGAGAGGCAAACATGACCTTTTTCCCTATAGTTTTTAGTGTAAAGTTCCACCactaatttctaatttttagaataaaaaattaatatacgGAAAAACTACATGAAAATTCTATATTTCATGTactcaagaaaatcaaagaaaattataGTCAAATATTAAATTGTTCAACGCTCTAAAATAATAAAGTACTATCTTTTTTGGCACATAAATACTTGCTATGGAAATTCAAGGAATTCAGTGAAAAAGATGGGAGTTAGGGACTCAAAATTCAACAATGGAGCATATCAATCATTCTCATGTAAAAAGCTCCCAGTCTGCATGTGTTTAACATTGCCTGGATTTTCTTTTTCAGGTTTTCACTTCCATTGACCACTTCCCTCGTATCCCTAAGACAAAAGTAGCTATTTTGTCAACAATCAGGTTGAAATTCATGCTCCCAAAGCATTCAAGAAGTTACCAGTTGGCAACATCAAAGTCCTATTCAGTTAATGTTTTCAAACATGACTCTGTCTGTTCTCAactaactatagaatgaaactTTTGCTAGGCAACCAAACAACCACCTACTTTTCATTACCAATCGACCAGGTCCAAATTCATTTAGcccagaaaagaaaagaggtgGCACGAAGTATCAGTCCAGTTTGCTTTTATTTATCTGAAGATATGGCTAGTTTTTTCCAGCAAAGCATTAGAGAAATttctgttaaattttttttgtgaaCTACTAAATTGTTGAGAGACAACTAGCCCACCTCGACGAACTCAGCTGCTGCAAAACGTCTTTAAATCTCCACGACAATAGGCAAAAATTGAACGTCTGGCTCCACCTATTAAGGTACATGTAAATGTCAATTGTGAGAATGTAACATTAACCATTCACAACAGTAAGGAAGTTTGCGATGACCCTTACGTCCATCAACCCCCCAAACACACACACCAAAATCACTTCACATGAAATAATGCGAAAAAATGCACattatataatacataataagatTTCTATGGGTGAAATTAGCTATACTTCACAAAAAAGAACAATTTGACATATTGAGGGTTCAAACAGAAAATCACAAATAAGCAGGTATTAGGAGATTGTATCTCCAAATTAATGGCCAACCATAAATCATTCAATCATTAagtcaagaaagaaaaaacataaatcattcGATCAACTCCGCCGTGTAAGCTTTGCAATTCTATGAGAGCCACATTGTTGATCTCAAACATGGACAAAAAAGGAGAATTACGGTAGGCACATAGACAATGTAGTCGATTTATCATGAATCCTCATAATAACGAATATGTCGGGACATACTCTCCCAGACATACATTTACATCGGTTTATTGAGTACTTGAACATAGCAGCTCCAAATAGAGCGAAATGAATTACAGGATTCATATAATAGATCCACCTTGCATTCAATAAAACTGGGATAGATCATGAGAAACCAGGGTTAAAATTCCAGTATAGGTAAAAAAGCTaagtaattcttctcatattcTAAACCTTAGTGGAAAGAATACCCATTACTCGTACTAGTGAAAAAGTAGCAGATATCCTGTGGATCAATGGAGGTATGCGCAAGCTGGGCCAAACACCATCATTGATAAAAATGATTCATATTATAAATCCCAACTCATTAGGGTTTAAGGCATTGTTGCTGTTGCATAAAACCATTCCATCTCACAACAAGGTCAACAGAAGAAGTTCCCAGGAACTGAAGGTAGGAATTACACTCGTCCCTAGAGCTCTAAGACAAAACTAATGGTTTACAACAAGCTTCGCAAATGTGTGCACTTGACATAATAGTTGAGCTAAAGTGCCAGCTTCTAAGCCAAAATAAGGTTTAATCAACTGGTAAGGTTCACCAGCTATAAGTCGCAAGCTATTTTTACACACTAGCCCACTCTACATGATACTGCTCATacactaaggggtcgtttggttggatTCATTAAAAGATCTAATCTCCAAATAAAAACCCACTGTTAAAACAATGTTCGATTAGTTGTTTTCTTGTCCTCATAACTATTACCTGCATAAGTTACACCGGAATTTACGTATTAATTTATGCAGGACAGAATGTGGAATAAGAATGCGGGATTAGTAACACATGGATTATAACAACTAAAATGACAAAACTAACCCTCATTTTATAATAGCAAATAgacttttattttgtttaaaaagtAAGCACATATATTAATTATACACTACTAATTTGTAATATATCAACTAAACATCTAACAAGAAATAAACTCTGCATTACAATCCTTGCATTACTAGTCCTTGCATAACATGATCCtaaaccaaacgaccccaaaATTTGACTAGTTATTCAGAATCTCTCAAGAGAAAGGTACAAGATGATAAATCTTTAAGATGGAGCAAACAAAGAATATAAAAAGTTAATATACAATGCTCTTCTGTGACAGCTATAAAGCGAAAGACCTGCCTCCTTTCCAATACTTTTAGCACTTCTTTTATTAAGTGAGTCTGCATCAAACTCTTAATCAATCTGCAGCTGACTTCATTCTGCagccaactttttttcttttcttttcatttgatACACTAAACCCTCGCCCAGAGCCCATTCTACGTAGGAGTTCAAGAGTTGTTCTTTCCCACTTGCTCCAAGAGTGACTCAAACCCCCCAATGTCAAGGTTGGAGGCGGACCGTCTATCCACTATACATGTCAGGAAAATGAAAGAACATACTAAAAGCTATCTGCTATAGCAGTCTGATTAAGTAATGATAGATTTTTCGCAGCCATCATATTTGGGACAATAAACCATTTTGGTGACATCTTTCATGTGTATACAAAATAGAACTAAAAGCAAATGGATCAACCTTTTTCCCGAACTTCTTTACAATAAAGAAACCGGCATCATCATtattgggagagaaaatattttaaataaaagcCCCCATTCCTATGTCTCTCATATGGGTTCCATAATAGTAGAAGTAGTTCTACAACCAATACGTGACTTAGTGAAGCCCTTTCACAAATAATCTTTCATGAATTTAGGTgttgcactttttttttcttttttttttttttttttttttgcaggaaCAACTTTTGATAGTATCTGCGATCATTTCCCTTCATTTGTGTGTTTACATTATTGACAACTTTGGCAGGACTTCTGTCACTAGTTCACTGTCTTCATAATATAATGCTTGTAGGGGCTTATGCAGATgaaatccttttctttttttatgacaGTGGTACCTGCTGCAGATAGCCATAGATTGGCCAACAGGATGATGATACAACATGTAACAAAGAACTGGACACGAAATTGGAAGACAAACAAGGTTATTGACAGTTGTATTTACTGTGTaatgaagaaatactatttatAGAACAAATAAATGAGCTATGACCCTTAGAAACCTGAACAATATATGATGATGAAGAGATGTAAGGGTAATATAAGAACCTAACTGAAGTACCACGAACTTACTCTGCCAACTCCACCCCGAATATTGCTATGTCTCGGGTTTCTTTAGCTCCTTAACTATTGCATCGGCCAGTTCCTCCCCACTGTATTCCACACCAAAGCATCTAACTACTTCCATTTTCGGATTCACCAGATACCTATTAAAAAGAAACTGTAAGAGTTGATTCTCCTATT contains:
- the LOC132059478 gene encoding inactive TPR repeat-containing thioredoxin TTL3-like, which translates into the protein MGDISPEKKTGCGLLNAVFGRRNIWTKRSTSTGSLPTQNSNNVNNITRSSSTQHSKKHRNGSNESFLDSRENQSEKQVDRIIPRPNPNQSKAAVAANKANSQGVPVHNQQKNNGQGVQGYNNNNQGRKVPPAATGLSGELENMIQDHQRSKGANTLVRASSSNVMLFGNLGNIRQQGGGNSTGPTTTSTANHVLDYLPRTAKEEPPPPPPPSQPSQNGKYPTSVMGNIVQGKTGGSVSLCRALSTRMDPEQLKILGNEDYKNGRFAEALSLYDAAISIDPNKASYRSNKSAALTALGRLLEAAFECREAITIDPHYQRAHNRLATLSVRLGDTEKAMYHYKQAGSEGDPDVVSKTKNIQIHLNKCTEAKRQRDWNTLLKESTLAISAGADSAPQIFALKAEALVKLHRYHEADQTLKNGPNFDIDECIKFFGPIGNAGLLVIQSQVAMAAGRIDDALAAAQRAAQLDGNNKEVTMVVRRARAVASARTKGNELFKGGKYADASVAYGEGLDHDPHNSVLLCNRAACRSKLGQFEKALEDCNTALNVRPSFTKARLRKADCYFKMGKWEACIQECETLMKESPENEDVGQMIKDCQQHLKK